The genomic stretch ATGGGCAGATGAGGTAGCTCTCAAGGACAGATTTCCCGAGCTGTTTAACATCTCTAATTCGCAAATGAGCACGGTGGCGTAGGTGTGCGGGCTTCGGGGTAACTTGACCTTCCGTAGAACGCTAGACCAACAGGGTATAGAGGCTTGGCACCAATTGAGAGCCATCATTGAACAAACCAACCTTACCTAGGGCCAAGATAGGGTGTCTTGGTCTTTGGAACCAACAGGGTGTTTCTCGATCCGGTCTATGTATTTGAACTGGCGCAAGGAGCTTCCATCGCGCACTTCCGAGATGTTTGGGCGGAATGTATCCCACTCAAGAAcaagatcttctcgtggctgctAGTACTTGACAAGCTACTCACGAGTCTCAACATTGCGACTCGGCAGGGGCCAGGCAATGGTTGTGGCAAACTGTGTGGTAGGCCAGAAGAGGCTACACATATCTTCTTTACATGCTCTACGGCGGTCTTCGCATGGAGTGTAACCCGTCAGCAGTTGGGATGCAAATGGTGCCCTACTAACTTTGCTCAATTGTTTACTATCATCTCTAGTCTTTCGGTAGATTTAGAAGATGCGTTTGGTTGCTTTTCATTGCACAATCTTGGGCACTTTGGCTCTTTAGAAACAAGATGATCATCGAATCCAAATTTATGAAACACCCCGCTAATATTATCTTTAAAACGATGTTGTTTCTACAGCTGTGGAAGCCCCTCACAAAGCCATTGGATCGGCCCTGGATCGAGCACACGATCGTCGAGCTCAAGCTTCTTCATGACGCAACTGCCCTAAGAAGGAATGAGCAAGCCACGTGAGTTGCTTTTGAGTTGCGTTTGTTGTGTCAGCTGATCATGTGATGTTGGTTCTCTTAGCTAGTTCGTTTTCGTTGACGAAgctgagggctttattaatttaaagtcagtCATTtcatgccttttatctaaaaaaaagttttATATACAAGGGGAAGAGTCGCAATCACAGGGATGCGACGGTATCGTGAGTATGTTGGTTTCCAATCTCGTGTAATTAACCGTCCATGCAGGGTAACTGGGGATATCTCATAATTAACATTTAATTAATTATTCACATCAAGTATGCAGCTAGCAAGGAAATAGCGAGAGGCTGAACTGTGGGCACGGCTATCATGTGCACTGCATAAAGCAGTGGCTTTCTCGGAAGAACGCTTGCCCAATTTGCAAGATCGCCATCCCAAAACCATGAGATCCCGCCACCACATTACTTTTTGTTCTGGTATAGTACTTGTATTCATTCATGTCTGAGAGATGTTTCATGTTTGTTCTTCCTACAACCCTCTCTGCTCTGCATATAAACATCGTTGATGAAAAACACAGGAGACTTAAAGGCAAGACCAAAATAGAGAAACAAGCTCCCATGGTGGATGCAACAAAGGGTAACAACACTCAGTCCCTGTGGAGTAAACCTCTACCAGGATGGGTAAAACTTAATACTGACGCATCGTTCATCAAAGAGGATGGAACAGCACACTGGGGAGCCATTATCAGAGATGATAAAGGGAGAACAATCTGCTCTGCTTGGAGCCCAATTCATAGGTGCAACAATGCAGAGGAAGCTGAAGCTATTGCTGTTTTGGAAGGGTTGCGCCTGGCTGCCAGTGTGAATTACCCAACAATACTAGAGAGTGACTGCAAGAATGTCATTGATGGCTTGTTACAACAGAATAACGATAGGTCTCAGTCTAGTATAGTGATCACTGAAGCCAATCAGGTGGCTGCCTCCTTCACTATACTGGAAGTCAGGAAGGTTCCTAGAAATGCTAATAAAGCAGCGCATTTGTTGGCGGCTTTCAGCCATAGAGTAAACCTAGGTGGTGTTGCGTACGACTCGACTCCTCAGTGTGTTCAGATCAAGTCTTGAGTGATTGTAACCATGACGATATTGTTTAATTAATACAAACaccctttcaaaaaaaaacacacaAATCGTCAATTATACGTGAAAACATACCATGTCACACAAGATAGCACATATAGGAGTTCATCAGTGATACTCAGGTTCTAGCTAGCATATCATAAACATCCTCAGAACAGTGACAATATATAGTGCTGGGTAACATTCCCAGACATTAAAAAAACGTCTTGCTTCTTCTCTGCCCCGTTCACTTGCTCTGCTTCTTCTCTCACCCCTTCACTCGCTCTTGCTTCTTCTCAGCCACCTTCACTTCGCTTCCATCAGTGGCTATCATAACAACCACACTTGTCCCTGCCATAAGGGTAAGGATTTTTCTTCCCGGAAAATGCACTATCAACTCCCTGCAGACAGATCAAGAGGAGATGATATCAACTCCTGTCAaacaggaaaagaagaagaaataaccTGTATATGCATATGTTTGGTATTGTACCATAAAACCTGGTGTATCGGCTTTAGGTCCTTGAATTCATCCTGAAGATTCAACATGATCATTAATTTATATCATTAGTTAACTGTTAGTTGATTGGTAGTAATAAGAATAGTGAATTCTGATACAAAAAAACAGTGTCATACATGCACTGATGCAGCCAATGCCCTATATATGTTTGGTTGCCAATCAAAGGATGGATTACATGGAAGCAGGAAAGACTTTTCTGCTTGGGCTGGTCCATAGCATGCTTAGAATGTAAACTATTGACTAGTATTATGAATTGCAGCAAGCATAAAAAAATATGGTtcaagatacaaaaaaaagcaGCAGTAAGTTAAACATCTAATGTGTTTCTATTTGCTAATTAAAGGGATCGTCAGTAGAAGTCATCATCCAAAAGATGATCAACCAGGAAGATAAGGCTGCTTCCGTGTAAAAATGCTACTTTGGGTTAAGTAAACTTGCTCTTTCCTgtaaaaaattaaaaaagaaaaggaaatcttgctGCTGTTTCTAATAGAAAAAGCGAGACCCACTAAAGATGACGTCTTAAGTCTTAACACATGGATGTTTGCTATTTGGATCGCAAAGAATTGGGATATTTGTACAGCGAAAGAAATACGTAGCAGAAAATCGTGCAAGATAAAGGGATGATAGTTTTTGGTAAAGACACCTTATCGCAACTGAGCATGCGCCTTTGCAGTAGGAGGCGTCGCGCGTCA from Lolium rigidum isolate FL_2022 chromosome 4, APGP_CSIRO_Lrig_0.1, whole genome shotgun sequence encodes the following:
- the LOC124705674 gene encoding uncharacterized protein LOC124705674, coding for MAALLQRGLTKIGGSVLQRTQAAVTSPAVADARRLLLQRRMLSCDKDEFKDLKPIHQVLWELIVHFPGRKILTLMAGTSVVVMIATDGSEVKVAEKKQERVKG